The Pseudodesulfovibrio sediminis genome includes the window GTAATCGGTGATGGGGCGGTTGTTTTCCGCAGCCATTCTTTTGATTTCCTTGAGGCGGTCCCAGCATTCCTTGCCGTTGTTGGTTTTTTCTACCAGAAAACCGGCCTGTCCGAGCATATCCTTGATCATCTCGCGGATGAGTGGAGAATCGTCTGCAATGAGCGCTTTGTAGTTGGAAATATTGTCGAAGACCACGTTGTCATCAAACTGGAGGCGCATTTCCGGGTTGAGTTCGGACACGATGCGTTCCAGGTCGAGGATAAACACGATGCGGTTGTCAAATTTAACGACACCGGTGATGGAACCGGAAGAGAGGGCGGAAACGTATTTGTTGGGCGCTTCGACATCTTCCCATGAAATACGGTGAATACGTGTTACACCAGAGACCATGAATGCGGACGTGATCTGATTGAATTCCGTGACAATAACTTTGGGCGGCTCATTTTCCACCCGTTTTTTCTTGAGCCACGTGCAGAGATCAAGCAGCGGAATGATGCGCGAGCGGAGATTGAAGGCCCCGAGCACAGATTCGTGTGAAACTTCAGGCATTTCAGTTACATCTGGCATCCTGATGATTTCAAGAACCTTGGCGACATTAACGCCGTAGTACCCTTTGCGACTTGGTTTGAGTCCCTTCTTCGAGTCTTGAATTTCCTCATTGAGCTCTATTTCTTCTTGAGCCTTGGGCTCTTCTTCAAGATAGAACTCGACGATTTCAAGTTCATTGGTGCCGGCTTCGAGCAGAATGCCATTGGATTCGGAGGCCATGGAATACCGTACCTTTGCAAAATGATGAAATTATTCAAATACACTGGAGACTGTGTAAACGTTATTGGCAAATTTCGTCAACATCCAGATCGTGGGCTGTGTCAGCCGGTTCGAGGGTGGCGATGACAGCGGCTGTGGCTTCCAGATCTTCCCAAGTCTCACATTGAAGCAGGGAGCCGCGCAGTGCACGGATGCCACGAAGCCCCTTTGCATACCGGGGGATGATGGAGCGAATCTTGCGAAATGACCGGCTGTCACCTTCGTACTGCCGTGTCAGGCGTATGTGTTCGCGGACGATCTGCGCCAGAAATGCACCGTCGCGTTCAGGGAGTTCGGTACCGGAACGAAGGGCCACAAAGCGGTCGAAAATTGAAGGATCATAGAGTGCGCCACGAGCAAACATGATGGCATCTATTCCGGTCTCGTCAATGCATTGAACACCTGCTTCGGCTGTGAATAGATCGCCGGAGCCGACCACTGGTATGGAAATGGCCTTCTTCAATTCGGCGAGCTTGGACCAGTTGGCCTGTCCGGCAAACATCTGTTTTCCATAGCGGGGGTGCAGGGTGACCCAGTCGACGCCGATGTCTTCCAGGCGCTTGGCCAGCTCGATAAAGACCTCTTCGCCCTTGTTGAAGCCCAGGCGAAATTTGACGCCGACACGGCCGCCATCAGGATGCTCAGCGGCTTTCCGAACCATGATGGCAGCGAGGTTGACCAGCTTGTCGAGATCGTCCATGAGCTTGACGCCGGAACCGGACTTCAGGACCTTGCGGACAGGGCAGCCTGCGTTCAGGTCGTAGTTGCGGTAGCCCATGCCGAGGAGTTTATCCATCACCGGTTCGAAATATTCCGCATCGGCTCCAAAAAGTTGAAGAACCATGGGGTCGTCCTCCGGGCAGGTGGCGAGCAGACGTTTCGTCCCTGCGTTCTTGAATGCCAGTCCCTTGACCGAAACCATTTCCGAACAGCAGACGCCACATCCAAATTGTTTGGAGAGAAGTCTGAAAGGGAGATCGGAGTATCCGGCCAATGGTGCAAGCCAGGGCGAATCGGGTGTGATGGTGAATGTGCTCATGATGGGAAGGACATAATTATTGCCGGGGTGAGAGTCAAAGGAATTAAAAAGTTCAATGAGCGTTTGACTATTACTTAATATAAGATGGGCTGGATGTGAGCGGTAAAATCTCTTTGCAGAAAGGGAGTGCATGAATGTATGCAAGGATGTGTGGTCATGGTGGGGAGCTTTTCAGATTGCGCGGTAGATCGGGAAAGCCCGGTATTAGAGGGTTCATCAGGCATAAACGCTTTGTCGACGCCATCAAGTGCCTCAGCGTGGGATAGCAAGTTGAGAACGTTGAGTATTATGGTGATAATATATTTTTGAAAAATCTCAAAAACAGGGTTGACAAAAGTCCGGTTAAAAACTTAAACCTGCCCGTCTTCGAGCGGAAGGCGAGCGCAGAAGCGGTCGCAAAGAAAGTTCGAAAAACCACTTGCTTTTTGAAATATTGGCGTTTATAGACTTCGTTCCCGAGAGCTGGCGTAGCTCAATTGGTAGAGCAGCTGATTTGTAATCAGCAGGTTGCGGGTTCAAGTCCCATCGCCAGCTCCATATATAAATGGTGGGGTTCCCGAGTGGCCAAAGGGAACAGACTGTAAATCTGTCGGCGTACGCCTTCGGAGGTTCAAATCCTCCCCCCACCACCATATTTTTTCGAATCACGCTGTAGGAGGCAGGTCCAAGAGACCGCTGATGGACTACAAGGAGTGAGCGGGAATAGCTCAATTGGTAGAGCATCAGCCTTCCAAGCTGAGGGTTGCGGGTTCGAGTCCCGTTTCCCGCTCCACTAAAATCTCTCCATCCATCTACATTATAATACAGCGAGATTTTGTCTCACGTAGCTCGACAGTATGCGAAAATTCCTATAAGGGGATGAGTTCACTGACCGATGCGAAGCGTGAGCTTCATCGGCGAGTTTTTATTGTTAGATTTGTTAACAAGTATTTAGAAATAGAAACCTACACAACTTTATTGATTTAGGGGGTAAATGAAATGGGTAAAGCTAAATTTGAACGTAGCAAGCCTCACGTAAACATTGGTACCATCGGTCACATTGACCATGGTAAAACCACTCTGACTGCAGCTATCACCAAGCTGGCCGCCATGGCTGGTAACGGTGAGTTCATCGCTTTCGACGAAATCGATAAGGCTCCTGAAGAGAAAGAGCGCGGCATCACCATTGCTACCGCTCACGTTGAGTACGAGACCGAGAACCGCCACTACGCACACGTAGACTGCCCCGGTCACGCTGACTACATTAAGAACATGATCACTGGTGCTGCCCAGATGGACGGCGCTATCCTCGTCTGCGCCGCCACTGACGGTCCCATGCCCCAGACTCGTGAGCACATCCTGCTCGCTCGTCAGGTTGGTGTCCCCGCCATGGTCGTCTTCATGAACAAGTGCGACATGGTCGATGACGAAGAGCTCCTCGAGCTGGTCGAAATGGAAGTTCGCGAACTTCTCGACAAATACGAATTCCCCGGCGACGACATTCCGGTCATTCAGGGTTCCGCTCTGAAGGCTCTCGAATGCGAATCCGCTGATGATGAAGCTGCAAAGCCCATCTTCGAGCTGCTGGCTGCTTGTGACTCCTACATCCCCGAGCCCGAGCGCGACATCGACATGCCTTTCCTCATGCCTGTTGAGGACGTTTTCTCCATCTCCGGTCGTGGTACCGTTATCACCGGTCGTGTTGAGCGCGGTGTCATCAAGGTTGGTGAAGAAATCGAAATCGTCGGCATCAAGGACACCATCAAGACCACTTGTACTGGTGTTGAGATGTTCCGCAAGCTGCTCGACCAGGGCCAGGCTGGTGACAACGTCGGTCTGCTGATTCGTGGCGTCAAGCGCGAAGAAGTTGAGCGCGGTCAGGTTGCTGCAAAGCCCGGTTCCATCAACCCGCACACCAAGTTCAAGGCTGAGGTCTACGTCCTCTCCAAAGACGAAGGTGGACGTCACACCCCGTTCTTCACCGGCTACCGCCCGCAGTTCTACTTCCGTACAACTGATATCACCGGTGTCGTCACTCTGGACGACGGTGTCGAGATGGTCATGCCCGGCGACAACGCCACTTTCAACGTCGAGATGATTCACCCCATCGCCATGGAAGTCGGTCTGCGCTTCGCTATTCGCGAAGGTGGCCGTACCGTCGGTGCCGGTGTTGTCACCGAGATCGTGGAGTAATCATGCGAATCAATATTCAACTGCAGTGCACTGAGTGCAAGCGTAAGAACTACGCTACGCAGAAGAACAAGAAGAATACTACCGGACGTCTGGAAGTGAAGAAGTATTGTCCCTGGGACAAGAAACACACTGTCCATAAAGAGTCTAAGTAGTTTCGATAGAGCAGGGGTATAGTTCCAACGGCTAGAACGCCGGTCTCCAAAACCGGATGTTGGGGGTTCGAATCCCTCTACCCCTGCCAACTAAGTCTTTGATAGCGACGCGGGGCCTTGCGTAAGCAGGGCCCCGCAACCCGCTCAATAATTTGGGAAAGAGAATATGGCCAGGAAGAAAAAAAAGAGTGCGGACAAACAGAACGCACAGGTTCAGGCTGCAGGTCTGATGGGCAAGATCAAAGAGCTCAGACAGTTTTTTGATGAGTCCTTTATCGAGATCAAGAAAGTGGTCTGGCCTACCAAGAAGGAAACTATCACCACGTGTGTAGCCGTGTTGGTCGTCTCTGTGGTTATTGCTCTCTACCTGGGTGTGGTGGACTTCGCTTTTTCTAAAATAGTCGAAGCTATCCTCTAGGCCCAAAGCTACTTGCAAAGGCTGGAATAATACATGGATGCCACAATGGAAAACGTTTCGCCTCGCGCACGATGGTACATCGTTCACACCTACTCGGGTTTCGAGCAGCGTGTTGAGTTGACTGTCCGCGAGATGATGCGCACCGGACAGGACAAGGGCCTCATTGAAGAGGTCGTCATGCCCACCGAGAAGATCGTTGAGATGGTCAAGGGTGAGCGCAAGACGTCAACCCGCAAGTTCTATCCGGGTTACATCATGATCAAGATGATCTTGACAGATGACTCCTGGCATCTGATCCAATCCATCCCGCGTGTGACAGGGTTTGTCGGTGGTAAGAACCGTCCGACCCCCATGCGTGACAGCGAGGCGGAAAATATCCTCAACATGATGGAGAGCCGCCAGGAAAAACCGCGTCCCAAATTCAACTTTGATCGTGGTGATGAGGTTCGGGTCATTGACGGCCCGTTCAGCGGCTTCAACGGTGTTGTGGAAGAAGTCAATTATGACAAGGGTAAACTGAAAGTATCCGTTTCTATCTTTGGACGTCAGACTCCGGTGGAGCTTGATTTTGTTCAGGTAGACAAGGGTTAGCCCGGATATACTCGCGAACAGCGAAATTTCTCATCGAGGAATACAATGGCCAAGAAAGAATTAGGAAAGATCAAACTGCAGATTCCCGCAGGCAGTGCAAATCCCTCTCCCCCGGTCGGTCCGGCTCTGGGTCAGCACGGCGTGAACATCATGGAATTCTGTAAGGCGTTCAACGCCAAGACACAGGACCAGAAAGGCCTGATCATTCCGGTGGTTATCACCGTATATGCAGACCGTTCCTTCGATTTCATCACCAAGACTCCTCCTGCTGCAGTGCTGCTGCTTAAAGCCGCCAAGCTGGAGAAGGGTTCCGGTGAACCCAACAAGGAAAAAGTCGGCAAGGTCACCAAGGCTCAGATCCAGGAGATCGCCGAACTGAAAATGGTCGATTTGAACGCCAATGATATCGAGAAAGCCATGCTCCAGATTGCGGGCACCGCTCGTAGCATGGGTATCGAAGTCAAGGGTTAGTGAGGAAATACAAATGCCTAAGCATGGAAAAAAATACCGTAACGCAGTCGGTGATCGTGATGCCGCCGAGCGTATCGGTGTCGAGGAAGGCGTCAAGGTAGCAGTCGAAAATGCATTCGCAAAGTTCGACGAAACCGTTGATGTCGCTATCAACCTCGGTGTTGATCCCAAGTACTCTGACCAGATGATTCGTGGTGCTGTCAGCCTGCCCAATGGGCTTGGCAAAGACGTTCGCGTCGCAGTCTTCTGTAAGGGCGAAAAGGAAAATGAGGCCAAGGAAGCCGGTGCCGATTTCTACGGTTCCGATGAATTGGTCGAAAAAATTCAGGGTGGCTGGCTTGATTTTGACAAAGCCGTTGCAACACCTGACATGATGGCTCTGGTCGGTAAGATTGGTCGTGTGCTCGGTCCTCGTGGCCTGATGCCTAACGCCAAGACCGGAACCGTTACCATGGACGTGGCCACCGCCGTATCCGAACTCAAGGCCGGTAAGGTCGAGTTCAAGGTCGACAAGGCCGGTGTACTCCACGCTCCCATCGGCAAGGTTTCTTTCGGCGCTGACAAGCTCCTTGAGAACCTGAGAGCCCTGCTGGACACTGTCATGCGTATGAAGCCTTCCTCTGCGAAGGGTACCTACATGAAAGCACTGGCTGTTTCGTCCACCATGGGACCTGGTGTCAAAATTGACCCCCTGACTGTCCGGAAATTCCTGGACGTCTAAAACATTATTGGAATGCCGGACTCCCTCTGGGGAGTCCTGTAGATAATCGCACGGAAGGTTGAGTCAGAGACGGTAGGTGAGGGTTGTGACCCTCTTAATATCCTGCTTAGACAACGCTTTGACCTGCTTTCCGGGCCGAACGACGAGGAGTGGTAGATGAAAAGGCAAGAAAAAGCCCTGATCATCGAGCAGCTGCACGAAAAAGCTTCGCGCGCTAGCATCGCCGTCGTCACCGATTTCAAGGGCCTTTCCGTTGAGGAAATGACCCAGTTGCGCGCCAAGTGCTACGAAGTCGGTGTTGACTACCAAGTCGTCAAGAATACCCTGGCCCGGTTGGCTCTCAAGGATACCGATCACGGTGAATTGAGCGAACACCTTAAAGAGAACTGCGCTGTTGCGCTTGGGTACGACGATCCCGTCGCCCTTGCCAAGACGCTTGCCGAGTTCGACAAGGAGAACAAAAAGTTCTCCATGCGTTACGGCACTCTCGAAGGCCAATTTCTTGACAGCGATGCAGTAAAAGAACTCTCCAAGATGCCCAGCAAGCCTGAGCTTCTGAGTTCCGTACTCGGCACAATGCAAGCCGTACCGCGTAATTTCGTGTGTCTGTTCGCAAACATCGAACGCAAATTCCTGTATGCCTTGACTGCGATCAAGGATCAGAAAGAAGCTGCGTAAACTAGGTTCAAAGCGAATCAATTTTTAAGGAGATTTACAATGGCTGATATTACCAAAGAACAGGTCGTCGAGTTCATCGGCGCCATGACCGTCCTGGAACTGTCCGAATTCATCAAAGAACTCGAAGACGTCTTCGGCGTCGAGGCTGCTGCTCCTGCCGCAGCTGTCGTTGCAGCTCCCGCTGCTGGCGGTGACGCTGGTGGTGCTGATGAGCAGACCGAATTCAACGTTGTTCTGGCCGGCGCAGGTGGCAACAAAATTGCTGTCATCAAAGCTGTCCGCGCTATCACCGGCCTGGGCCTGAAAGAAGCCAAGGCTATCGTTGATGAAGCTCCCAAGGCTATCAAGGAAGGCGTTTCCAAGGAAGAAGCTGATGAAGCCGCCAAGCAGCTTCAGGAAGCCGGCGCCGAAGTTGAAGTTAAGTAACTTCAGCTACTTAAGCTAACAAAGCAAAGAGCGCTCGCCCTTGTAATAAGGGCGTTGCGCTCTTTGCTCTGTATGTATATATACTAGAGTAATCATCGTTCGATTACTGGGTTAATTCGCTGTAAGATATACGTCTGCTCCTCGTCGGTTTGCCGGGGTTTTGGTTCCGGCTACAGCATATCTACCCTATTTCCCGCACCGACCGTTTTCTTCGGTCGATGCGCCCGACAGAGGGTAAGGGCTCCCCAAGGCCCCGCGCCCCAACCATCAACCGCTCATGCATGAGGGTACAATGGGTCAACTGAGAAAAAAATTCGGCAAAATCGTCAACACGCTTCCGATTCCACACCTGCTGGAACTCCAGGTGGATTCGTACAATCGTTTCCTCCAGGTGGACACTCCTCCGGCCAGTCGTGGTGACTTCGGTCTCGAAGGCGTGTTTCGGTCCGTGTTTCCCATTGAAGATTTCAACAAGACCGCAAGCCTTGATTTCGTATCTTATGAAATCGGCGAACCAAAATACGACGTCGATGAGTGCATCTCGAAAGGCCTGACCTACGAGACACCCATCCGTATCACCGTCCGTCTCGTAGTTTTTGACGTGGATGAAGAGACTGGCAACCGTACGATTCGCGATATCAAGGAACAGGACATTTATTTCGGTACACTTCCGCTGATGACGGAAAAGGGAACATATGTCATCAACGGCACCGAACGTGTCATTGTCAACCAACTCCAACGCTCCCCCGGTATCATCTTCGAGCATGATTCCGGTAAGTCCCATTCCAGCCGCAAGGTGCTTTATTCAAGTCGCATTATTCCCATGCGCGGCTCCTGGCTGGACTTCGACTTCGACCACAAGGACATCCTCTACGTGCGCATTGACCGCCGTAGAAAGATGCCGGTCACCATCCTGCTGAAAGCCATGGGACTGTCTCGTACTGACATTCTCGATTACTTCTACGACATTGAATCCTACACCATTTTGAAAACAAAGGTGCAGCGGAAGGTCGTGGCAGAGCAGTACAGGAAGGAACTTGCTTTCGCCAATATCAAGATCGGTGACAAGGTCACGGTCAAGAAGGGCGAGAACATCACCAAGGGTGCCTGGAAGAAGCTCGTCAGGAACGAGGTCAAGAATATTGAGGTCGATCCGGCTTCGCTGCTCGGCCTTTTCCTGGCCAAGGATATTGTGGACAAGCAGGGTGAGGTTATCGCCGAAGCTGCTGAAGAGGTTACTGCAGATCTTCTCGAAAATCTGCGTCTTCATCAGATCAAGGATCTGGAAGTGCTGCATACCCGCGGCATGGACGTTTCCGATGCGCTCCGCAATACGTTGCTTCTTGACAAGACCACAGACCTGGAAACAGCGCAGATCGAGATTTATCGTCGCCTGCGTCCCAGCTCTCCGCCCACGCCCGAGATCGCGTCCAACTTCTTCGAGAATTTGTTCCGGTCTTCCGATTACTACGATCTGTCCAGCGTGGGTCGCTACAAACTTAACTCTCGTCTGAATCAGGACGTGGACCTGAATACGCGCACCTTGACCAACGAAGATATCCTTCTTGCGGTCAAGGAACTGATGCGACTCAAGGATTCCCACGGTCCTGCCGATGATATCGACCACTTGGGCAACCGTCGTGTGCGCCCGGTGGGTGAGCTGGTGGAAAACCAGTACCGCATCGGCCTCGTCCGCATGGAACGCGCGATCAAGGAGCGCATGTCCCTGCAGGAAGTCGCCACCCTGATGCCTCATGACCTGATCAACCCCAAACCGGTTGCCGCTGTCCTGAAGGAGTTCTTCGGAACTTCCCAGCTCAGCCAGTTCATGGACCAGACCAACCCGCTCTCTGAAGTCACGCACAAACGCCGTCTGTCCGCTCTCGGACCCGGTGGCCTGACTCGTGAACGTGCTGGTTTTGAGGTGCGCGATGTGCACACCTCTCACTACGGTCGTATTTGTCCTATTGAGACTCCTGAAGGACCGAACATCGGTCTGATCGTCTCGCTGACCACCTATGCCAAGGTCAACGATTACGGTTTCATTGAAACACCGTATCGCATGGTCAAGGACAAGCAGACCACTGATGAAATCTACTACATGGACGCTTCCAAGGAAGCCAAGGAAGTGGTGGCGCAGGCCAATGCTCCCCTGGATGCCAAGGGCGTGTTCGTGAATCCGCGTGTCAATGCGCGTCTTGCCGGTGATGTTCAGCTGACCGCAGCCGAAGATATCACCTGTATGGATATCAGCCCCAGCCAGACGGTTTCCATCTCGGCTGCACTGATTCCCTTCCTGGAGCACGATGACGCCAACCGTGCGTTGATGGGCTCCAACATGATGCGTCAGGCCGTGCCTTTGCTGCAGGCCGAAGAACCCCTTGTCGGTACTGACATGGAAGGCCCGGTCGCTCGCGACTCTGGCGCTTGCGTGCTTGCGGAAGAAGACGGTGTCGTGCACTTTGTCGATGCCGAGCGCATCATTATCAACTATGATAATGGTATCTATTCCACTTCCGGTGGTGCCAAGCACTACGAACTGCAGAAGTGGCATAAGTCCAACCAGAACTCCTGCTTCGGCCAGACGCCTCGCGTGCAGGTCGGTCAGCGTGTCCAGAAGGGCGCGGTTCTGGCAGACGGTCCCGGCATTGACCATGGCGAGCTCGCTCTCGGTAAGAACCTGCTCGTGGCGTTCATGCCCTGGTGCGGATTCAACTTTGAGGACTCCATCCTCATCTCTGAACGCATGGTCAAGGAAGACGTGTTCACCTCGATTCATATTGAGGAATTCGAACTGGTCGCCCGAGACACCAAGCTCGGACCCGAAGAAGTGACCCGCGATATCTCCAACGTCTCCGAAGAAATGCTTCGGAACCTGGATGAATGCGGTATTATCCGTATCGGTGCCCGTATCAAGCCCGATGATATCATGGTCGGTAAGATCACGCCCAAGGGCGAGACACAGCTGACTCCTGAAGAGAAGCTCCTTCGTGCCATCTTTGGTGATAAGGCGCGCGATGTGAAGAACACCTCCCTGAAGGTGCCGCCGGGAATTTCCGGTACCATCGTTGACGTCAAGGTCTTCAACCGTCGTTCCGGCGACAAGGATGACCGCACCAAATCCATTGAGGACAACGAGCTTGCAGCATTCGACGTCAAGGAAATGAAGCATATTGCTGCCTTGACCGACGCTGTCCGCGATAAGATCTGGAGCTACGCCGAAGGCGCCAAGCTCAAGAAAGATCTTGTCGGCTCCAAGAAGATCAAACTTGGTGCCACCGGAGAAGTCGTCGAACGTGAAGCCATTGACGGCATGCCCGTCAAGAAGCTTATCGGTGTCTTTGACAAGGAAATCAATGATCAGATCAAGCTGACTGTTGCCGATTACGAGCAGCAGATCGCTTTTATTAAGAATATATATGACGTCAAGCGCGAGAAAGTCACTGAAGGTGACGATCTGCCTCCGGGCGTCATCAAGATGGTCAAGGTCTACGTCGCCGTGAAGCGTAAGCTTTCCGTGGGCGATAAGATGGCTGGCCGTCACGGTAACAAGGGTGTTGTGTCCTGTATCCTTCCGGAAGAGGACATGCCGTTCTTTGACGATGGTACTCCCATGGACATTGTCCTTAACCCGCTTGGCGTTCCCTCCCGTATGAATATCGGGCAGATCATGGAAACGCACCTGGGTATGGCAGGGCGTAAGCTCGGTCAGCAGGTCACTGCCATGATGGAAGAGTCCGGTAACGCACTCAAGGATATCCGCGAGTCCGTGAAAGACATTCTGGATACGCCCGACATGTACGAACTCATTGACACAATGAGTGATGAAGAGTTCGTCAACGCGCTCAAG containing:
- a CDS encoding chemotaxis protein, producing the protein MASESNGILLEAGTNELEIVEFYLEEEPKAQEEIELNEEIQDSKKGLKPSRKGYYGVNVAKVLEIIRMPDVTEMPEVSHESVLGAFNLRSRIIPLLDLCTWLKKKRVENEPPKVIVTEFNQITSAFMVSGVTRIHRISWEDVEAPNKYVSALSSGSITGVVKFDNRIVFILDLERIVSELNPEMRLQFDDNVVFDNISNYKALIADDSPLIREMIKDMLGQAGFLVEKTNNGKECWDRLKEIKRMAAENNRPITDYVQVIVSDIEMPMMDGHHLCKLIKEDPVLADLPVILFSSLITDKLRHRGETVGADDQVSKPEITYLAQKAALLIQDRQEKAKR
- a CDS encoding tRNA dihydrouridine synthase, with product MSTFTITPDSPWLAPLAGYSDLPFRLLSKQFGCGVCCSEMVSVKGLAFKNAGTKRLLATCPEDDPMVLQLFGADAEYFEPVMDKLLGMGYRNYDLNAGCPVRKVLKSGSGVKLMDDLDKLVNLAAIMVRKAAEHPDGGRVGVKFRLGFNKGEEVFIELAKRLEDIGVDWVTLHPRYGKQMFAGQANWSKLAELKKAISIPVVGSGDLFTAEAGVQCIDETGIDAIMFARGALYDPSIFDRFVALRSGTELPERDGAFLAQIVREHIRLTRQYEGDSRSFRKIRSIIPRYAKGLRGIRALRGSLLQCETWEDLEATAAVIATLEPADTAHDLDVDEICQ
- the tuf gene encoding elongation factor Tu → MGKAKFERSKPHVNIGTIGHIDHGKTTLTAAITKLAAMAGNGEFIAFDEIDKAPEEKERGITIATAHVEYETENRHYAHVDCPGHADYIKNMITGAAQMDGAILVCAATDGPMPQTREHILLARQVGVPAMVVFMNKCDMVDDEELLELVEMEVRELLDKYEFPGDDIPVIQGSALKALECESADDEAAKPIFELLAACDSYIPEPERDIDMPFLMPVEDVFSISGRGTVITGRVERGVIKVGEEIEIVGIKDTIKTTCTGVEMFRKLLDQGQAGDNVGLLIRGVKREEVERGQVAAKPGSINPHTKFKAEVYVLSKDEGGRHTPFFTGYRPQFYFRTTDITGVVTLDDGVEMVMPGDNATFNVEMIHPIAMEVGLRFAIREGGRTVGAGVVTEIVE
- the rpmG gene encoding 50S ribosomal protein L33, whose product is MRINIQLQCTECKRKNYATQKNKKNTTGRLEVKKYCPWDKKHTVHKESK
- the secE gene encoding preprotein translocase subunit SecE yields the protein MARKKKKSADKQNAQVQAAGLMGKIKELRQFFDESFIEIKKVVWPTKKETITTCVAVLVVSVVIALYLGVVDFAFSKIVEAIL
- the nusG gene encoding transcription termination/antitermination protein NusG, producing the protein MDATMENVSPRARWYIVHTYSGFEQRVELTVREMMRTGQDKGLIEEVVMPTEKIVEMVKGERKTSTRKFYPGYIMIKMILTDDSWHLIQSIPRVTGFVGGKNRPTPMRDSEAENILNMMESRQEKPRPKFNFDRGDEVRVIDGPFSGFNGVVEEVNYDKGKLKVSVSIFGRQTPVELDFVQVDKG
- the rplK gene encoding 50S ribosomal protein L11 — its product is MAKKELGKIKLQIPAGSANPSPPVGPALGQHGVNIMEFCKAFNAKTQDQKGLIIPVVITVYADRSFDFITKTPPAAVLLLKAAKLEKGSGEPNKEKVGKVTKAQIQEIAELKMVDLNANDIEKAMLQIAGTARSMGIEVKG
- the rplA gene encoding 50S ribosomal protein L1; translation: MPKHGKKYRNAVGDRDAAERIGVEEGVKVAVENAFAKFDETVDVAINLGVDPKYSDQMIRGAVSLPNGLGKDVRVAVFCKGEKENEAKEAGADFYGSDELVEKIQGGWLDFDKAVATPDMMALVGKIGRVLGPRGLMPNAKTGTVTMDVATAVSELKAGKVEFKVDKAGVLHAPIGKVSFGADKLLENLRALLDTVMRMKPSSAKGTYMKALAVSSTMGPGVKIDPLTVRKFLDV
- the rplJ gene encoding 50S ribosomal protein L10 → MKRQEKALIIEQLHEKASRASIAVVTDFKGLSVEEMTQLRAKCYEVGVDYQVVKNTLARLALKDTDHGELSEHLKENCAVALGYDDPVALAKTLAEFDKENKKFSMRYGTLEGQFLDSDAVKELSKMPSKPELLSSVLGTMQAVPRNFVCLFANIERKFLYALTAIKDQKEAA
- the rplL gene encoding 50S ribosomal protein L7/L12, producing MADITKEQVVEFIGAMTVLELSEFIKELEDVFGVEAAAPAAAVVAAPAAGGDAGGADEQTEFNVVLAGAGGNKIAVIKAVRAITGLGLKEAKAIVDEAPKAIKEGVSKEEADEAAKQLQEAGAEVEVK
- the rpoB gene encoding DNA-directed RNA polymerase subunit beta, with protein sequence MGQLRKKFGKIVNTLPIPHLLELQVDSYNRFLQVDTPPASRGDFGLEGVFRSVFPIEDFNKTASLDFVSYEIGEPKYDVDECISKGLTYETPIRITVRLVVFDVDEETGNRTIRDIKEQDIYFGTLPLMTEKGTYVINGTERVIVNQLQRSPGIIFEHDSGKSHSSRKVLYSSRIIPMRGSWLDFDFDHKDILYVRIDRRRKMPVTILLKAMGLSRTDILDYFYDIESYTILKTKVQRKVVAEQYRKELAFANIKIGDKVTVKKGENITKGAWKKLVRNEVKNIEVDPASLLGLFLAKDIVDKQGEVIAEAAEEVTADLLENLRLHQIKDLEVLHTRGMDVSDALRNTLLLDKTTDLETAQIEIYRRLRPSSPPTPEIASNFFENLFRSSDYYDLSSVGRYKLNSRLNQDVDLNTRTLTNEDILLAVKELMRLKDSHGPADDIDHLGNRRVRPVGELVENQYRIGLVRMERAIKERMSLQEVATLMPHDLINPKPVAAVLKEFFGTSQLSQFMDQTNPLSEVTHKRRLSALGPGGLTRERAGFEVRDVHTSHYGRICPIETPEGPNIGLIVSLTTYAKVNDYGFIETPYRMVKDKQTTDEIYYMDASKEAKEVVAQANAPLDAKGVFVNPRVNARLAGDVQLTAAEDITCMDISPSQTVSISAALIPFLEHDDANRALMGSNMMRQAVPLLQAEEPLVGTDMEGPVARDSGACVLAEEDGVVHFVDAERIIINYDNGIYSTSGGAKHYELQKWHKSNQNSCFGQTPRVQVGQRVQKGAVLADGPGIDHGELALGKNLLVAFMPWCGFNFEDSILISERMVKEDVFTSIHIEEFELVARDTKLGPEEVTRDISNVSEEMLRNLDECGIIRIGARIKPDDIMVGKITPKGETQLTPEEKLLRAIFGDKARDVKNTSLKVPPGISGTIVDVKVFNRRSGDKDDRTKSIEDNELAAFDVKEMKHIAALTDAVRDKIWSYAEGAKLKKDLVGSKKIKLGATGEVVEREAIDGMPVKKLIGVFDKEINDQIKLTVADYEQQIAFIKNIYDVKREKVTEGDDLPPGVIKMVKVYVAVKRKLSVGDKMAGRHGNKGVVSCILPEEDMPFFDDGTPMDIVLNPLGVPSRMNIGQIMETHLGMAGRKLGQQVTAMMEESGNALKDIRESVKDILDTPDMYELIDTMSDEEFVNALKKLKNGIVAKTPVFDGANEDGIWGWLEKAGLASDGKFILYDGRTGEPFHSRVTVGIMYILKLHHLVDEKIHARSTGPYSLVTQQPLGGKAQFGGQRLGEMEVWALEAYGAAYLLQEFLTVKSDDVQGRVKMYEKIVKGDNFLEAGLPESFNVLVKELMSLGLDVTLHYEDRKRPASQAPAFPAAPKPLVD